The stretch of DNA AATACTATGCAACTAAAGGAGATGAGTCCAAATACAGGCACCCCTGGACTCCTCCTTATTCTTCGTCATGAAACAAAAAATAGTTGCAATGTGCATTCCAGTTAAAGGTTTGATACCATATTTGCACTAACAGCAGATTCACGTGGATGCTCATTCGAACTGACTCTTAAACTATGCCAAAAAATGTGTTTATCATATAATTTTTTTCCACTGATACAGTTACAGTTTTACACACGTGAGCATAAAAAACAGACTCTGTTCTTATTCAACTACAAAACTTAAAGTGCAATAAGAAAATTATGCACATAATTACACGATACATTGTATTGAAATAACAGAACAAAAGCCATGGAGTGGAGTACAAAGATATGAATAGCTACATACCTTGCCTAAAATAAGGGGGATTAAAAGAGTGTTGACCAGGCTTCTGAATAATTCCTTAGTAGGCAAAGACACTCCAGCTCCAGTGCCAATGTACTTTGCAAGAGACAAAGGTACCTAGTTCATGATCAAAGAAACATGATCAGGTTTTTCCTAAGCAGGGTAAGTTAACCTGTGGAAAgtaaaggaaaaaataaaaaatgatggtTATCTTAAAACGATCCAAAAAAAACTTCAAAATCTCTGGAATTCTTCGTGACAAGACTAATAGAAGTTCATTACATATCATTATGAAAGATTTTGGTCGACAATCCAGCTTATCTTTCTTTACGGTTTAATCTATAGGACTGAGGGTTGCATTTTGTAACTCCTACACAAGAGTACAAGACGACAATTACATTTAAAATATAAAAGGAGATCAAGACTCACATGAATTATCAAACTCAAATTGAACAAAAGAAAAATGAATAATATCTTTTTGTGTTTTTTAAATTTTCAAACGCTCAAATAAGTTAAGTATGTAACTCAATATTGAGTTTATTGCTTGAAACTTTCAATCAGTGGTGATGCTTGAAAACAAAAGGTTAATATCATAACAAAGTCGTGCTTACAAACATAATGCCCAGTAGATTGGATATGACTGTCATTGCAAGAGCAAGTGCGGAGTTGCCGCCAGCAAGCTACCCAGCAATGGTAAAATTGTGTTAGATTTGAATGGAACTGCCTATCCAAAAAAGAATATAAAGTAGTTGATGTTAATGGATGATGATTAGAGGCGAGTAGCACCTGTGTTAGTGTGACTCCACTTGATAATGTTGTTGGCATGCAACAAAACATAGCCAACCCTACAAGATGTGTTGTGGACATCAAACAAACTAGTTGCAGTTACAAAGGCATGGGCTGCCACATTGCAACAAGAAATGACAGGATAAAATTTTGAAAATCCTTATGAGAATAGGACAAATAAGCATGATGATGAGGCTTGTACCAGTGATAAATTCACGAGGGAAGAACTGAATTTGCACAAGAAATTGTGCAAGAAAAGGTGTGAACAACAGAATTGAGCCCTGAGATGAGACACGTAACAATAAAAGATGTCAGCAAAGTGGGGGAACTAACAGTTGCATAAAATCGGAATGGCAACATTGGACTGCAAGTAAACAACACAAATGCTAGCGTGAAATGTGATCTGCAATAACATTAAGATCATAATGCAGGGAGTAAAAACTATTCGCAACATAGGCGGAGTTTTTTTTGTAACTAAAGTCATAGATAAAGTTTGATGCACCGACCAATAGAACCAAAGTCTGTACTAATGGAGAAGATTGGGCAATCCACATAAATCAACACCCCATCTCATTTGTGGCTCAACTTAGCTCCTATACCATATTACTCCCTCCGAGAGGGAAAATTGCATGCTCCAGCCAGTTCATCCAAAAGTCCAAACTGATGGAAAAGGGCGGGCAATATATTCCCTCACGTTGTTCCTCAAGCCTTGGCCGTGAGATCGATGTAGGCCGCAACTATTTTCATAAATAGCGTGTTGGCCGAGTCTTGAACCGAGACCTCTTGGCTCTAATATCATATTAAGTTCCATGCACCGACCAGTTGACCAAAGTCCAAACTGACGGAGAAGGTTGAATCCACATATACTTCAACAGTAGACACAGTTACATCCACAAAGTATCTCAATTAATAGAAATTGGCTACATATGTCGCCGTTCTAAAATTGAATGAAAAGTCATATTTCTAAGTTCCAAAAACTTACCAAGAAAAATCGTACATATAGGTATTGTGTGGAAACTGCCAATGTAAAATTTCATACAAAATTATAACCATTTGTGACCTGAGCAAAAATGTGAAAATAAGGAAGCTATAGTCACGGTTATTGTATCTTTCACATTTTCTTATTTTTACACAAGCGCAAATAGTGATAGTTTTTTTAATGAAAAAACACATAGTCTACCCGTCACCGATTTTTTTGTAGGTTTTTGAAACTTGAGAATACATTTTTTCACTGAGTTCTGAAAGTGGGTTCATATGTCCCCATGAGCATACTATCAATTTTGGCCAGAGTCGTAGTAGATCAACGTGGAACAAACGAGGACTAAACACTAGGTCATACTAGTCCAAAGAGTCCAGCAGGCCAAGCTTGTAACGCTGCGCCAAGCTCCTTAGTGCGCAGAGTCAGCCCTATGCAAGAGAAAGCCATTACTGTAGGAAAACATAGCACCATGTGCGCTAGGTGAAGAAACCAAACCTGATATAATGAATATCCCAAAAGTGCTGTATTTTGACAGGGAATATTTGTGAGCAAGGCAACCAAGAGTTGGATCCAGGAGTCCCAAAGTCATCCCACCAATTAGAGCTAAGATAAGAAAGATAATAATCAATCCACTTAAGTTCATGACCTGAGATGTGCACAAACTATAGTGATAACGTCTGCAAAGCAAAATGGTGCAACGAATAAAGTATACAATTTGTACACCTTGACCTTAATGTTACAATACCAAGCAGTACTTGGTTCATATTCAAACAATCAAAATTGCTATGCGTTGagagaaagagaaaaagagaaaCATCTAAATCTACGCCACTTTTCCGTTTGCAGACAAATGTCAGCATCATACTCAAGCAAAGCTACACACAACCTGGAGTTAATACTCCCTCttttatatacaaggccactTTGTTTTTCGTGTCAAACTTTGACTTATAATTTTGGTCAAGAAAATATGGGTTGTATATCGTAAAAAAAATATTATCAAAACGTTCATTCAATTGTGCATCCAATGGCATACTTTGATGGCATATAACTCATATTTTGTTGGTAAAATGAATGGTCAAAGTTAGACATAAAAATATGAAATGGCCTTGTATTAGTAGATGGAGGGAGTACCTGCATTTCAAATACAGCTGGCCTAGAAAATGAACTGCACCTGAATTGACTCAGTGAGAATTCACAACTATTCGCATTACATTGCACACAGATATTCGCAGTGGAAATTACACGTCAGTAGAGTATGCAACTAGGAACCATACTGAGATCGCGCGGAAACAGGAAGCTCACCTAGCGGGAGGAAGTTGCTCCGCGCGAAGTCGAGCGCCGCGGCTCCGAGCGGGGGAGGCGTCGCGCGATTGCCTCCATCAGGACCTACCTGCGGCGGCGCGAGCCacttgagttggaacgaagcaggTGACAAGCTTAGGATAGAGTGGGTTTCGTGGAATTACCGGTGAGGCTCCTCCAGCGGCGACGCGCAGAGGTAGCAGGCGgaggggcggcggaggaggagagTAGGCGGCCGCGGTGAAAAGCAAGGCGTGTGAAGTCCCGTGGCGGAGGCCGGCGGGGAGGGGTGCGCGGAGGCGGAGCAGGGATGGGTGATGGGTTATCATCGCACCTACTGGCTATAGATCCGGCGTGGCGTGCGCGACGCCGAATCGGGGTGGGGATGAGAGGAGCACCAGTGCTCTAGTCAGCAAGCGGAAAATTCACCGTCCTAGCGCATCCTGCAAATTCACCGTCCGAATCGGGAAAAAATCTTATAAGACCTGGGTCGTACCAAGGCAATTGGGAGACCCTCTCCCACGAGAGATGCGCGGCGATACGAATCTCAAAGCATCAGCCCCGTCTCGTTCCTCCATTTCTATGTGCAAATCCTGATTCAATCTCGACGGCCCAGCCGCCGGTGTGCTACGCCCCTGCTGCTTGCCACATCGCCGCCGGCGTACTCCTCGACGCCAAGCACACCACCCCAGATCGGCACGCTCCATCCCGGTCGGCGGCCCAACTCGCGGCACTGCCCCATCTACTTCTTCCCGCCGGCCACGGCGATGCTCCTCCACTTGCAGTGACGCCGGCAAACTACGCGGGCTGCACGCGCCCCTTGGCTACGGCCAAGCTTCTCGCGCGCTGGCGTGTTGATCTCCTTCAAGTTGGCTCCATCGGTTGTGGCCTAGCTACTGTACATTGACCTGCTAGCTGCATCTTGGCAAATAACTTCAAGTTCAGAGCATGACGGCTCATCTGCTGGTTGCAACACAAGCACATAACTATATGCTCTGTCCATTTGCATCCTTTGCTCTTCTGGATATGCTTGTGCTGAAGTTATTCTCTTATTCATTCACAGAGTATATAGAAGAACCAAGAGGAAGATGATCACATGATGGCAAAAGGAAGACAGAAGAACCAAAAATCTGCTGGTGTGCATGCTTCTGTCGATGAAGATTCAGTGCTTTGTAGAAAT from Triticum urartu cultivar G1812 chromosome 3, Tu2.1, whole genome shotgun sequence encodes:
- the LOC125543338 gene encoding probable sodium/metabolite cotransporter BASS4, chloroplastic isoform X1 — its product is MITHHPSLLRLRAPLPAGLRHGTSHALLFTAAAYSPPPPPLRLLPLRVAAGGASPVGPDGGNRATPPPLGAAALDFARSNFLPLALIGGMTLGLLDPTLGCLAHKYSLSKYSTFGIFIISVMAFSCIGLTLRTKELGAALQAWPAGLFGLGSILLFTPFLAQFLVQIQFFPREFITGLAMFCCMPTTLSSGVTLTQLAGGNSALALAMTVISNLLGIMFVPLSLAKYIGTGAGVSLPTKELFRSLVNTLLIPLILGKVARETSKGIAEFVDGNRQGFSVLSAVLLSLVPWIQVSRSRSLLLSVKPKAFAVIVTIGVLLHLALLAFNATTLQVLSCLKQKEESVFARKEYARAVILVASQKTLPVLVAVVEQLGGALGESGLLVIPCVAAHINQIIIDSILVNWWRKRDQRSTNAK
- the LOC125543338 gene encoding probable sodium/metabolite cotransporter BASS4, chloroplastic isoform X2, whose translation is MITHHPSLLRLRAPLPAGLRHGTSHALLFTAAAYSPPPPPLRLLPLRVAAGGASPVGPDGGNRATPPPLGAAALDFARSNFLPLALIGGMTLGLLDPTLGCLAHKYSLSKYSTFGIFIISGLTLRTKELGAALQAWPAGLFGLGSILLFTPFLAQFLVQIQFFPREFITGLAMFCCMPTTLSSGVTLTQLAGGNSALALAMTVISNLLGIMFVPLSLAKYIGTGAGVSLPTKELFRSLVNTLLIPLILGKVARETSKGIAEFVDGNRQGFSVLSAVLLSLVPWIQVSRSRSLLLSVKPKAFAVIVTIGVLLHLALLAFNATTLQVLSCLKQKEESVFARKEYARAVILVASQKTLPVLVAVVEQLGGALGESGLLVIPCVAAHINQIIIDSILVNWWRKRDQRSTNAK